GAAGACGCCTCCGCTCCGATCGGGGAGCACGACCTCGGCGTCGTGGTCGTCGGCGAGACACCATATGCCGAAGGCTTCGGCGACGTCGGCGGGCCCAGCTGGAGCGGCGACCCAGGTGACAACGGCAAGCCTCGCCCGGCGAAGACGATGAAGCTGTCCAACGCCGACAAAGCAGCCGTCGACAAGGTGTGTACGAAGGCCGAGCGGTGCGTGGTCGTCGTCGTGTCGGGTCGGCCGATGGTCATCGATCCGGATCGACGCGCACGCATCGACGCGCTCGTCGCCGCCTGGCTTCCCGGCAGCGAGGGTGCGGGTGTCGCCGACACCCTGTTCGGCGAGGCACCCTACACCGGCAGGCTGCCGGTCACCTGGCCGCGCACGCTCGCGCAGGAGCCGATCAACATCGGCGACCGCGACTACGACCCGCTGTACGCCTACGGGCACGGTCTGCGTACGCGCACCAGGTGACCCGCCGGCTCACGAAACGGGCTCGGGACTGGCGTCCGGCTGGGTGCCGTTCGTACTGGTCGCGGGGGCGGTCGCCTCGCTCTTGATCGATGTCATGAGCGACTGTGCCAGCCCAAGCCCGGCACCGCCCATCGTGAGTGCCTTACCGAGCATGTCCTCCATGCCCTCGGCACCGTTGAGCACCACGAGGTTGTCGATGTTCGACAGCGCGGAGGCTCCCGCGCTCACGATCTCGGGGTACTGCTCGGCGATCTGCTGCGCGATGACGGCTTCCTGGTTGTCGGCAAGAGCCTGCGCCCGCGCCTCGATACCGGCGGCCTCGGCTCGGCCCTTCGCCTCGATCGCCGACGCCTCCGCGGCACCGGTGACCTGAGTCGCCTCGGCCTCGGCCTGGCCGCGCAGCTTCATCTCCTCGGACTCGGCCTGTGCCCGAGCGATCGCCGCTTCCCGCTCGGCGTTCGCGATCGTCACCTGGCGGTACGCTTCCGCGTCCGCGGGCTTGCGTACCTCGGTGTCGAGGATCTTCTCCTGCCGCTCCGCATCGAGCTGGGCCGCCGAGGTCTCCGCGCGTACGACCTCCTGACGAGCGTTCGCCTGGGCGAGCGGACCGGACTGCTCGGCCTCGGCGCGCGCACGATCGACGTCTGCCTGGTAGCCCGACTGTTTGATGGACGACTCGCGGACCGCGGCCGCGTTGTGCGCCGCGGCCTCCTGCTCGGCGACGGTCGCCTCCTGATCGCGCTCCGCGGCGGCGATACGCGCCTTCGACTCGATCGCAACCGATTGGGGCTTGCCGAGGTTGAGGATGTA
The sequence above is drawn from the Nocardioidaceae bacterium SCSIO 66511 genome and encodes:
- a CDS encoding SPFH domain-containing protein, with the translated sequence MYIAIGAAAAAIVVLIVLFRLVWRVAEPNEALIISGLGAHGQNLTSLDSLGFKIVVGRGTAVLPGFQTVRRLGLDIRSTGLDVKCVSNQSIPLSVRGVVAYKVGDDLASIANAARRFLEQSTDEMESTIHELFAGHLRAIVGGMTVEDMLHNREELTTNIRTSLADDLGKLGLVVDSLQIQEIDDEVQYILNLGKPQSVAIESKARIAAAERDQEATVAEQEAAAHNAAAVRESSIKQSGYQADVDRARAEAEQSGPLAQANARQEVVRAETSAAQLDAERQEKILDTEVRKPADAEAYRQVTIANAEREAAIARAQAESEEMKLRGQAEAEATQVTGAAEASAIEAKGRAEAAGIEARAQALADNQEAVIAQQIAEQYPEIVSAGASALSNIDNLVVLNGAEGMEDMLGKALTMGGAGLGLAQSLMTSIKSEATAPATSTNGTQPDASPEPVS